Genomic segment of Coffea arabica cultivar ET-39 chromosome 1e, Coffea Arabica ET-39 HiFi, whole genome shotgun sequence:
GAAGAACTTCAATATCAACCTGGACAAACTTGTTTTGCGACTTGAGAATTTCAATCAGCTTCTTCTGGGCATTGGTGGACTATCAAAAGGATTATTTGAGTTTTCAAAGCAACTGTTTGATGGTCGATTGTTCATAAGATTGTCCAAATCTGGGAAATCTATAGTGGTTCCAAAATCAATCTCTGGCGACAAATTGAAGGTCTCATAATCCTTCGTAATGTTCCACATAGCCTTTCTTGGTTTAACGTCCGGAGCTTCTCTCAAATATTTCGGCGTCAAAACATTCTCCATTGGATACACAAAACCTTTGTAATTTACTGGTTTTGCTCCACAATTAAATGGTATCTGGAAATTATTGTTGAAGCACTTAACGGAGTCTGCAAGTAAAGAAGTTCCCATCACATTGGACATTTCATGGAGTCCGATGTGGTATTCAGATTGAACAAGTCCGGACGAAGCTTCGAATGCTTTCAACTCCCTGTCAAGTCCACCTAGATCATTCCTATTACCCATGTCCATATCTAGAGGATACGCATTGTTTTGATCAAGTCTTTCATTCCCTTGGGGAGTTGGATAGTCGTTTTGATCAAGATCTTCAGAATCTTCATTGCGCGGTCGGCTTTTGAAGGATTTATCAGTTTTCTTGTATATCCTGCATAGAACAAAATCATCCAACTACAAAGACAGAAACAACAGCATATATTTtagtaaaagaagaaaaagttcgTGAAGTAGAATTTTATTAGTTCTAAGAAAAAGTTATACCCTCATGTCCATTGTATTTGATCTCTTTCTTGGAGGTTCCTTCACTCTATATTCGTGCATTATCCAGTTGGTTTTTACCCCTTTCGGGGGTTTTCCTTCATAAAAAACCAATGCCTTCCTGAATCCCACCAGGGAACCGTCGTGGTTGACAGGTTTGTCTGCTCCAGTAGCCTTCCAATATCCAGTTCCAGTAGCTCGATTTGGTCGTTCCCCATTTCGATATTTTCGGTTTCTTGGGGTGAAAAAGTACCACTCCTTTTCACCTATTGGTGGATATCTCTCTGAAGAGATTACAGTAAATACCAAGACATAAAATTTAAGTCTATTGAATGCATGATAAGTTTAACAAGTTTATAAGGTAATTATATGTAAACCAAGAACATAAAGCAATGGCAAACAATGCCATCAGTCACGAGTTAAGCATGCAAAGATTGGCACAACTTGTGTCTAAGAATTGGTAGATTTGGATAGGGAGATTTGAAAACTTATTGTTATTTATTCATTCAGATAGATAGTGTAACAGCACAGATAGTGTAACAGGTGTCCCAAGAATAGGTAGATTCAAACTTGGattgtaatttattttgaaaatattcATTCAAATAGATAGTATAACAGAGGATAAAGATGATTTTTTGACGCAAAAATGGTTTTCATAGGGCATGGAGTGGTCAAATTTCATGTTGCGGAGTAATTAAGTAATTAACAGAAAATGTAACACAAAAGAAAGTTACATTACTtttttttcattgcagaaaatgCTTTTCAGAACAATCATTTTAAGTTCGGTTTATCgtacaaaattttattattatgtcAATTGACATATTTTTAATAAATCCAACCGTCTAACAATGTATACACGACAAGACCACAAGTTAAACAAAAAACTGCATTTACGAATTGACACATTTTCAGTAAATCCAGCATCTATCAATGTATACACGACAAGACCACATGATAAACAAAAACAACAGAACCAAAAGCAGAACacaaaaccaaaagagaagCAGAGGAAACAGTAAAGTCACCAAATACGAAAATCAATATCATCATATAAAacgaattaaaataaataacacatgaaACTGAATAACAAAACCAGAACTTGAAACCGTAATAGTCTCTTATGTTATGTATAATTTCTGCTCCTCTATATACAAAGTAAACGTTCAATTAATGCCAtattacttacaaaaaaaaaaagaactaaaaagcCATATTGGTTAGGCAGTTAATAATCCAGAATTTCAACAACAGGATTACAACAGAACCATGCAATCATAAAGGCTGAAAGCTAACAAAGAACTTTGAATAAAGCTGCTTAAAAGATATCGtcccatgcaaaataataaataaaagaaaaataaaaaaccaaGACCTGTAAACCTAAACGAACTAACCTGAAATCTTATCTGGACTGTGCTGATAGAGATTGACATGTCTAATCTGGTTACGAGGCAATTCGTCCTTAGCAATCTTTTTCCTCAGGTAAAAAACAATGAGTTCACCGTCCTTGGGACAAAATCTATACCCCGGCGGAAACGACTCGAAAAAGGCATGATCAATAAACTCCTCTTCttcatcaaaaaattcattcaCACCATCATTATTAGAAGAAGCATTGCTGCTTGATCCAGCCAAGAGTAATGGTTCTTCTTGTTGTAGTTCAGTGCTTGATGTAGGCAAGAGTAATGGTTTTTCTTGTTGTAGTTCATTAAAAGGAGGAGGAAGACTTTGAATAGTATTTGGAGATGTACCAAAAACCTCACGTATCGGCTGATTCTGCTGGTCCATCTCCATGGTGTTGAAACAAACTCCTCTTGGTAGAAGACAATTTTGACTTGGAAGGGTTTTGATAAGAATTTTACTTGGAAACAAAATAGGTTTCTTTTGATGAAAGACGGGATATTAATAGAGAGAAAGACCAGGAAAATGGGATGTATGCAGAATTGCAAATATCAAACCTGAAGTCTATCTACTACTGGTTCATAGAGTTAACAACCAAATCTAGGTATTTTAGATTACGTCTATCAGAAATATATGCTGTTATTTTTAAGCCTATCGGGATATGCTGTTATTTCTAAACCTATCGGGATTTGAAACCTAATATTTCGTTTTGTACTCATTAAACAGGATATTTGTATTTTATAGCATTTGTCGTTCTTATATATTGACAAATAATATCACATATTGTTTCTATAATTTATATCTACTATATtccattaaaataaaatattgattTTGGTTGGTGGTCAAAACCTACATATGTATTTCAAATAAGTGGGATCAAATATTCTTTGTTGAACTTTGTCCATTGTGCTTAGCTAACCTCTTGAAcagtagaaaattaaaaaaaattttcttctagTCTAGTCATCCACGCTCTTGATCagctgaaaatttaaaaaaaaaaatttcttctcATGTCTAGTCATCCACGCTATACTTGGAATCTACGTGAAATCATATGTGCTAACTGAGAATAATTGTAATTCATTGTGCAATTATTTGTTCTTTTTCATAAAAATACAGTGATATTCGGTGATTGCAATATTTCCTATGGTAGAATCACTCTTTTCCAACCTTGTTACACCATAacataatattaataagatAACATTAATCATAGTATTAATCAATTATAGTAATAATTTTGCAAcattgaaaatgacaatataaaAAGTAATACACACCTAACAACCAAATTAAAATAGTTTAGAAAATATGAAACAATATGAGACAATGATTCAACTTCCTTTGGGCAGCGATGGACTTTCCATGGGTTGGTATGTGCGAGTATTGTCCAATCTGAATAAATTGAAAGCCAAATTTTTGTTAGACATGACAAAAATAAGGGAATTTTGGATATGAAATGCCGAATTCAGATTGACCAAACCATGCCAATGCTCTATACATATAAGTAcgaatttataaaaaaaataattattctcCCAGGAGAGTTTCCCTTAAACTTTACAGTCTAGTCCCTCGTATACCATACCATGCCAATGCTCTAGGGGTGGCaaacgggtcgggttcgggttggcgggtcgggttgagGCTTAAGTATAACAAAGCacctgctgacccgaacccgacccgccaacccgaaacgggtcagggtacctgacacgaacccgaaaatttcgggttggcgggttggcgggttgacccgaaatgacccgaaacttaattttaatttattaatttatcactgtaatttctaataaaatcaattttttcacaaaattaattacatcatcaagtaataaaaatttaaataaataatttcaaaccaaatctaaaataaattaaacaccataaaagtgttttatcccaaaccaaatataatttaaattaaaacaacataaaagtaaaaaataacatCATATATTATTTgcccaaatataataattttaacttcacacaagttaaataaattcatttaggattaagtaattaatgcctttggaaaaaaagaatgatttagtttagttagataaaataatttttatgtttattaaattagttttaattcgtaaacgggtcacatcgggtcatatcaggtcaccacaggttgacccgaaattgacctgttttcttttcgggttcatcgggttcgacccgattctgacccgaactcccaaaacctcaacccaaacccattaatttcgtgttagcttcgtgtcgtgttttcgggTCGTGTcaggaattgccacccctacaaTGCTCTATATGAATGGTACTCTATGCCACTACTAGCCATGTGAGAGCTCTTGCAAAATatcaattatcaaatcaaactAATAGCGTCGACTAGAAAGAAGGGTCAACAGTGTCCATGTGTTTTAAGATGAAGATGTacggaaaacaagaaaatcatATGCAGGTTTCTGAATCATAATCTAGCCTTCTCAATTTCATGTCTAACCCAAGCTTCTCAATTTCATGTCTAACCCAAAGTTCCAAATATCAGATAATCCAAACATAGAAACAAAATACTAAATAGCTTCAATTTGTTAAATCCAAACTATTTTGTTGGGGGTAGTTAAGTTTTTCCCAATCCGTTTGGTCGAATTGGTTGGTTTCTTGCAGGCATTTTCCATGGATTAAAATATATTGAGAAAAGTAGGGGAACAAATTTGTCCGTCACCATTAGCATGTGAcagcaaaaaaggaaaaaataagtGGTGATGATCTTAGATAATAATGTCTGAAATTTCTGGGTTTAAATTCTAAATAAGAACAATGAAACGATGAAACAAAGATGAGTCATTCAACAtctagtaaaaaataaaaaaaaaagtggtatCAAGGTAAAGCATATTTAAAAGATACTAACCAAAAACTCGAAGAACCAAACCTGAAATTTGATCGGGACTGTGCTGGTAGAACTTAAAGTGTCTTTTTGGGTTAGGAGGCAATGATTCCTAGGATATGTTCTCTGGAGTAGTTAGTGTTTAATAGGTTAAGAATTACTcgaaaaataaaagtaatttcAGATATTAATCTTACAAACTAATGTTCATCTAGTACAAAACCACCAAGCTTTGTAGATGTCTATGAAATCCGTCTTATTGTGAATATTTATCGATTTTACGCATGGACTACCTCTTGAAGGCTCCTAGataattcaaataataaaaagatAAACAACATGTGAAGGTTCCTAGATTGTTGTGAAATATTTAGTCATCAAATTATGTAAAAGTTTCGATTAAGTTCACTAACCTAGTTAACAAATTAATTTGGTCCGATGATTTGATCAGAAAATTCATATTTCTATTTTAGtaacaaatcatttattctgGTTCGCAGATATATTAGCAACTAGTTCTACCCATGCATTTTAAACGTTATCACTTTTTATTGGAcagaaaataaaattattacaagtcacaaattttaaataatggAAATAATGATGTATTTTACTCTGAGCAACACATctcacttttttccttttcacaaAATATCTCACATGTAAAAGATAATTAACtgtgaacctttttttttttttttgctaatttcGTTTAGAAATAGAGTTTTAAATCAGTAAGACTATAATATGGGGTTTTGCATTTATACTCTACAAGTCTGTGTTTGGATGGGTAGATTTGGAtgtatttgatttcaaattcaCAATCCAATTCCACTCCACTGTTTAGATAATATTTTGATGGGTTAATTCCATTTTGTCCCCTCAATCTATGCACGAAATCTCACTTCAGTTCCtgaacttcaaaatgggacacttaagtttCTAAACTACAAATTATGTTCCAATTAAGTAAAACCGGTGACAGAATAAAAACACTTAACGGCGTATTAGGAATGTGGAGAACATGCTCCTATAGCATGATTGTGTAAGTgttacaaaccaaaaaaaaaggacataAAAGTGATTtcatcttttgtacttgattttcACACGAAAACTACAAACTACAAAGCAGACTTAAATTTATTACGACCGAAGTATTCATTTGACTGTAACAATTACTACAGCTTACAAGAGATAAAATTGATTTGATtggcaaacaaaaatttctacTAATGGGTGGAGTGTGTGGAGGGTTTGCGAGCAGGTGGTTTTCTTAAAGGGATGGAATTTATTGATTGATCATTGATAGGCATAGGCACAGCAGAAGTATGCGATGCGATGAGATGAGATGAATTTGGTAGTCTGTCAGCATTCAGTTACCGTCGGAAGAGTGGGAATTTTGTGGGGGTGCGACTGCGACAACGACGCCAGGATTCACCAATTGGTGGCCCTGAGCCATCACCAAAGACTTGTAGATCTCGACGATCATCTTCTCGTCGTACTCTTTGAGCGGGCGCAACCCAAACCCGCTGATGCCCTCCCCAGGATATCCGGCCACCCTGCTGTTGACGAACCGGCTGCTGGCCAGCTTGGTCATCAAATTAATGTAGGCATCCCGACGTCCCAGGATAAATTTCTTGGGCGAGAATCTTAATCTTAGTTTCAGCTTCAGCCTGGGAGTCAACCTTATCCTCCAGAACAGCCTCCTCCGGCTTGACCCGTTTTCCGTCGCCAACTCCACCACCCTTCTCTTCCTCCGTCGACTACCGTTCCCATCTAGTTTCTCGTATCCTCTCCTCATCCAGTAACCCTTTACGCCCTTGTAAGCAGTGGTTGTTACCCCAGTCTGCTTTGTAGTTTGTAGCCATCTCCCTTCTACCACTTGGGTTGTGTCAAACTTCGGCAGTAGTTCGGATCCGACGAAGAAGCTACTGCTATTGGTGATAATGCTACTTAGGGAAGAAAAAACTGGAGAGTGAATGACAACTATAAGGGGAAGGGAAAAGAGGTTGTCTACTGCATCAATTGGTTGGATTCTTTTCAGTGAACTCCatcctttttttcttgatattggTCGGAAAAGTTGAGAAAAGGGCATgatggaagaagaaaaaaaggaaaaaaaagggaatgatgaagaaggaaaagacaaaaaaaaaaaaaaaaaaaagttgaaatttctTTTATGTCCTTTTTTTGGTTTATAACACTTACAAAAGATGAAATCACTTTTATGTCCCTTTTTTTTCCGGTTTGTAACAGTTATACAATCATGCTATAGGAGCGTGTTCTCCACATTCCTAATACGCCGTTAAGTTTTTTGATTCTGTCACCGATTTTACTTAACTAGAACATAAATTGTAGTTTATAAACTTaaatgtcccattttgaagttcaATGACTGAAGTGGAATTTCGTGCATAGTTTGAGGGGACAAAATGGAATTAACCCTATTTTGATGGAAGGAATTTCAGATTCAAAGTAATTAGGAAGGGATTTCATCCACGTGAAACTTGACACTTCAATTCTCTCCTCCATCTAGTCATTTGAATTTCATAGGACGAAGATCGCAGATCTCTTGTTGGAGTATTTTAAAAAAGATGtcacatgttttttttttttaattcaaatattataAGTTACAAATTCTTTCATGAATTTTCAACTACAATTCAACCATTCAAGGTGTAACTTGCCCTTAGAATGTGATTTATATCAATAATTGTGTAACCTATATTCTGGTTGGTTTTGTGGACTAATTTAGCGGTTTTCACCATTAGATAATGAATTTAGACCTTTTCAAATTGTAGATGAAAATTGAGGTATTTTACTCCTATTTTCTCAAACTATGAAAGAGGTTTCTTCAACCAAGTCTTTCATACTTTGACTATCTCTAGTCACTGCACGAAATATCTACACAATATATAATGCCTGTACGTTAATTACCCAATTACATTTTGTCAATACAACTACAAATAACCACTCTAAATATTGCAACTATCAAATTGCTATAATCAAATAAACCAAagcttttcatgaaaattttatataagTGTTTTGTgagtaaaaaacaaaatttattaaaaattgatTCATTTTAATTATTCTCTAATTGCATACACATTGGGTGTGCCCTTAACACTAGTTAAAATAATGCTAGTTGCCGTTAATTGTCTAACTTACCCACATTTAGTGACAATTGGTCGTTTAGCGTCTTTtctaatttcattaaaataatgATTATAAATTctgtttaaattttttaaactaaAATAGCAAGTTTGTGCATTAAAGTAGTAACTTTAATCATTCATCAAATTTATCATTTCATTTGTAAAACTTACCATTTTTAACAAAAACCTATCGTCATTGTAgacaccaatttttttttaatttcaacacaattattttatttttattcttcacTTACAAAAAAGCCTAAGtagttattttcatttttatttttgtagttTTGTGCAAAAAGGTgcaaaggggaaaagaaaaatgggattttaaaattggaaaaaatagTAGAGGTTTTCTTTGTTTCTAACCCAACAAAAATTCCAACCAAAATACCCAATCTTAAATCTACCCAAAACCCTACCAAAAATCCCCCTAAAATCCAGATAAAACCCAAACGAAAGCCCATGCAAAAGAAGCAAAAGCTTGGAAGTAAGCCTGAAGGAAAAGAGGCCCATCGgcccattaaaaaaaaaggcccTTCACGCTCTCCTCTCGTTGCAGACGAAGGGACCAGTACAACAGAcaaaatcgtgaggaatttttcttcttggctagattttttattctttctttctaCCCAAGGCTAGCATAGTACAaggcatagttattaaactcggCCCGGAGAGGAGACCGGCGAAGGGGGTGGGTCAACGGGTCACTGGTTCAACCAGTGggtcactacatatatttaaatattatgtcttataatttttgatataggagatatgatataaattgtaataaacAATGTCATAACAAAtgttcatttaatttaatttgctatagaatatttaattcatataagaatcagcgaaacataaatttaattaataatccattaaatttcaagtgtaaaattttatatgtttagtgtaattatctagGTTACTTacgaattttaagtgcaaaaaattattaaaaacaataattgtctttaaaataaattatgtaatatgttatttttgaaatctattttataatttatagaaTTTAGGGGTCATaagtttttattaaaagattccaaataaatttgttttggagaatttaaaaaaataaagataaaattgaCAAAACGTTCATATAATGTAAGAATGGTAATTAACTAACATGTGGCAAAGTGGTCTGGTGGTTAGTATGTCATAAACCTATACAAAGGTCATGGGTTCGAATTCAATTAAAGGTTTGGAAAGATTTTTTCCTCAAAACCGGTTTGTCCACAAAATTGGCCAGGTTCCGGTTTAATCTGATTGAACTGTCAGTCCGTTGAAAAGTCAACGGTTCACTTGCAGAAACGATCTAATTAGCAAACTAGTTCGGTTCAATGGTCGATTCATTGGGTTGACCGGTCGAATCGTCGGACCGGAccgagtttaataactatggtacACTGATAGCTCACCAACCCCAAAAATCTCACCTCTCGACTCTTCTCCtctgttttgaaactcggaccggaccggccggtcgaaccgggaaccggccaagTGTCCGGTCCGAGTCATGGTAaaaaaccggaaatttaaaGTCCGGTCAAAAACCGAATTTGACCGGGaaaaaaccggtttttccggttcaatgggcatttttttaaaaaaaactcaatcttttcaatattatgttttggccccctaaattgttaaaacttattaatatacctcaaatatttcatactttataaatattgtcctaaaatttgatgttatttttcaattaaatttataattttaattctaaacttgttaatatttattaaataacataaattgctacttgattgttctaatttctttgtatttttttgttaaatatatttgaatcatcaaatatatatgaatatacctttaatAATATTAACatattattaaatattttatatataatattttaatttttaaataatttttatttatgacgtcatctggttcgacccctatcgatcaccggtcgaacccattaacccctgacccctgacttCGGCCGAGTCGATacccggtccggttctgaaaacatagctcTTCTCCCGTCTCAATTTCCTTCCACCACAACCACAAAACAACTCCTAAAAAAGCAActctcctctcttggctctCGCTCTCTCCCTccctttctcaattttcttccaCCATCACACACTCACACAAAAACACCCTCTCggtccttttcttttttaggacAGGCAAACACCCACATCACTCCATTCTCTTTTTCTCCCTAGGCTTACACACGAAacacacaaaaagaaaaaaaaaagaaaaaggaaggtagAAATCAGGGGAGAGGGAAGAAACAAGACAAGTGTcttagaagagaaaagaaaaaaaaatcaaagaagaaGCCGGCTCATCATTATCAACATCAAA
This window contains:
- the LOC140016608 gene encoding uncharacterized protein, producing the protein MRRGYEKLDGNGSRRRKRRVVELATENGSSRRRLFWRIRLTPRLKLKLRLRFSPKKFILGRRDAYINLMTKLASSRFVNSRVAGYPGEGISGFGLRPLKEYDEKMIVEIYKSLVMAQGHQLVNPGVVVAVAPPQNSHSSDGN
- the LOC113692886 gene encoding uncharacterized protein — its product is MEMDQQNQPIREVFGTSPNTIQSLPPPFNELQQEKPLLLPTSSTELQQEEPLLLAGSSSNASSNNDGVNEFFDEEEEFIDHAFFESFPPGYRFCPKDGELIVFYLRKKIAKDELPRNQIRHVNLYQHSPDKISERYPPIGEKEWYFFTPRNRKYRNGERPNRATGTGYWKATGADKPVNHDGSLVGFRKALVFYEGKPPKGVKTNWIMHEYRVKEPPRKRSNTMDMRLDDFVLCRIYKKTDKSFKSRPRNEDSEDLDQNDYPTPQGNERLDQNNAYPLDMDMGNRNDLGGLDRELKAFEASSGLVQSEYHIGLHEMSNVMGTSLLADSVKCFNNNFQIPFNCGAKPVNYKGFVYPMENVLTPKYLREAPDVKPRKAMWNITKDYETFNLSPEIDFGTTIDFPDLDNLMNNRPSNSCFENSNNPFDSPPMPRRS